The proteins below are encoded in one region of Lactuca sativa cultivar Salinas chromosome 3, Lsat_Salinas_v11, whole genome shotgun sequence:
- the LOC111877110 gene encoding uncharacterized protein LOC111877110, with amino-acid sequence MGFQNNFNPNWRNNPNNPYPPKQNPPNILMRPQHPQYTSQKPPYPQTSFNPPNYQQTPQQGQSSGNHQMSLQELITSLAQSQSQFQQETKNTFSNIQAQIGDLTTAINKIEQRGRLPSQTEKNPNVSEITLRSGKTLGERNPKRISREEEDEVIVVELTKVVVPPKEPVVPNIGQPESSNKTIKPLVIPPPFPSWLEFSKKIEEEKELFETFRKVQINIPLLNAIKQIPSYAKFLKDLCTKKRKFKKNEKIQVNANVSAVIQKKLPPKCKDPGIFAIPCTIGDLHVESAMLDLGASINVMPYSVFQSLNVGPLEETGVIIQLADKSSVSPRGVLEDVLVQVNQIVFPADFYVIDLEEKTPSKSSMILLGRPFMHTAHTIIDVHKGKITMEFDGETIHFNIFEAMRYPSNISPMYRVDVIEPINEISPNVCTNKILMADDCKPKREGQRRLNHPMMKVIKKKIIKRFKRCKEKEKGIS; translated from the coding sequence atgggatttcaaaacaatttcaacccAAATTGGAGGAATAACCCAAACAACCCATACCCACCAAAGCAAAATCCACCAAACATTTTGATGAGACCTCAACATCCACAATACACCTCTCAAAAACCTCCATAtccacaaacttcttttaacCCTCCAAATTACCAACAAACTCCACAACAAGGCCAATCAAGTGGTAACCATCAAATGAGCCTTCAAGAACTCATTACTTCTCTTGCTCAAAGCCAAAGCCAATTTCAACAAGAGACCAAGAACACCTTCTCCAACATTCAAGCACAAATCGGAGACTTGACCACCGCTATCAACAAGATAGAACAAAGGGGTAGACTTCCATCTCAAACCGAGAAGAATCCCAATGTGAGTGAAATAACCTTGAGAAGTGGGAAAACACTTggagaaagaaaccctaaaagaatttcaagagaagaagaagatgaagtcaTTGTTGTTGAGCTTACAAAGGTTGTAGTTCCTCCAAAGGAACCAGTTGTTCCAAACATTGGTCAGCCCGAATCTTCCAACAAGACTATAAAGCCATTGGTCATACCACCACCTTTCCCTTCCTGGTTAGAATTTTCCAAGAAGATAGAGGAAGAAAAGGAATTATTTGAAACTTTTCGCAAGGTCCAAATCAATATTCCACTATTGAATGCTATTAAGCAAATTCCAAGTTATGCAAAATTCCTCAAGGATTTATGCACCAAGAAGAGAAAATTCAAGAAAAATGAAAAGATTCAAGTCAATGCAAATGTGTCTGCGGTTATCCAAAAGAAGTTACCTCCCAAATGCAAGGATCCGGGAATATTTGCTATCCCTTGTACCATCGGTGATTTGCATGTCGAAAGTGCCATGTTAGATCTTGGAGCCTCGATCAATGTGATGCCatattcggtttttcaatctctcAATGTTGGACCTTTGGAGGAAACCGGAGTAATCATTCAATTAGCAGACaagtcaagtgtgtctccaagaggAGTGTTGGAGGATGTGTTAGTACAAGTTAATCAAATTGTTTTTCCGGCGGATTTTTAtgtcattgaccttgaagagaagACTCCTTCCAAATCATCTATGATCCTCCTTGGAAGACCTTTCATGCATACCGCTCACACAATCATTGATGTCCATAAAGGAAAGATAACTATGGAGTTTGATGGAGaaaccattcacttcaacatCTTTGAAGCAATGAGGTACCCTAGCAACATTTCTCCAATGTATCGGGTTGAtgtgattgagccaataaacGAGATAAGCCCTAATGTATGCACAAACAAGATACTCATGGCAGATGACTGTAAGCCTAAGAGGGAAGGTCAAAGAAGGTTGAATCATCCAATGATGAAAGTGATCAAGAAGAAGATAATTAAAAGGTTCAAAAGGtgcaaagaaaaagaaaagggcaTTTCTTGA